A single window of Anopheles moucheti chromosome 2, idAnoMoucSN_F20_07, whole genome shotgun sequence DNA harbors:
- the LOC128299054 gene encoding calcineurin B homologous protein 1: MGNKSSLLLREEEIAQIHEETGFTPNQIERLYSRFTSLDRNDCGTLSREDFLRIPELAINPLCERIVHSFFADSNDDRVNFRQFTRVLAHFRPIKPNKENRLNSREEKLRFAFKMYDLDDDETISRDELLNILQMMVGANISQDQLNSIAERTIMEADTVGGGKISFEDFCRALERTEVEQKMSIRFLN, encoded by the exons ATGGGTAACAAATCATCTCTCTTGTTGCGAGAGGAAGAAATTGCCCAAATTCACGAAGAAACTGGAT TTACTCCTAACCAAATTGAACGACTGTACTCTCGATTTACATCGCTTGATCGCAACGATTGCGGAACACTTTCGCGGGAAGATTTCCTGCGCATTCCGGAGCTGGCCATCAATCCGCTGTGCGAGCGCATCGTCCACTCGTTCTTTGCCGATAGCAACGATGATCGTGTCAACTTCCGTCAGTTTACCCGTGTCCTTGCACACTTCCGACCGATCAAGCCGAACAAGGAGAACCGGCTAAACAGTCGCGAAGAGAAGCTGCGTTTTGCGTTCAAGATGTACGATTTGGATGACGATGAAACGATCTCGCGCGACGAGCTTCTCAACATCCTGCAGATGATGGTAGGGGCGAACATTAGCCAGGACCAGTTGAACAGCATCGCCGAGCGCACGATAATGGAAGCGGACACTGTCGGTGGGGGCAAAATTTCGTTCGAAGACTTTTGTCGCGCCTTGGAACGAACGGAAGTGGAGCAAAAGATGTCTATCCGCTTCCTCAACTAG
- the LOC128304527 gene encoding prolyl 3-hydroxylase sudestada1-like isoform X2, producing MSAKAGEEAIAQTKAVNDMPTDKRRAHDAGTTEQSAAGSSAREDDTSTPPATKRTKRADDSNTELVSINGCFFSDDFRECFKVAWQDRESITGHNYQLKQDPFQLAVFQHFLQEDVNRANATKRLEAEFSTVDWKRKQMDLYEFYQTNDLCSLEGDYLQAFYTVLKEQMMPLVEELTGIKLTHVSASCSMYNAGDYLLVHDDLLSDRRIAYVFYLSPWDCHRQWCEKDGGALELFKADGNQLPVFPVTDKIYPQNNQLVLFRVCEKSFHQVGEVTTFDYPRLTINGWFHGPATAGKGNAANVSRTPSIIVDTHYISPRKIEVDLAEWINDVYLVDEVKQNVQKKVEMFSEVSLEQFLLLPRFAALLETLSDEPNLEWRIKGPAHLRKYEVLNFKSLPEASPLGAMYDLFTSKTMFRLLYDYTELDLYGKKAKAPKCAIELQRWERGCYTVLGDSSTYADSTLDLTFYLNAQENVGVITYLVPEGDQQQQGSGTTNRHDDQPSSSSGSSAYAECYDEDPVLLTLLPKDNVLNVVYRAEGTTKFTKYVSHNTYLEKANDPGHAYTYILVCSYKE from the exons ATGAGTGCAAAGGCTGGTGAAGAAGCAATAGCGCAAACCAAAGCAGTCAACGACATGCCCACCGACAAGCGGCGGGCGCACGATGCTGGCACCACGGAACAATCCGCCGCCGGGTCTTCAGCGCGCGAGGATG ACACCTCTACACCACCCGCAACGAAGCGCACCAAACGCGCCGACGACAGCAACACGGAGCTAGTCTCAATTAATGGATGTTTTTTCAGCGATGACTTTCGCGAATGCTTTAAGGTGGCCTGGCAGGACAGAGAAAGCATTACCGGTCACAATTACCAGTTAAAACAGGATCCCTTCCAGCTGGCCGTATTTCAACACTTTCTCCAGGAGGACGTTAACCGGGCTAATGCTACGAAACGCCTCGAGGCGGAATTCAGTACGGTCGATTGGAAAAGGAAGCAGATGGATCTGTACGAGTTTTACCAGACCAACGATTTGTGCAGCCTCGAGGGCGATTATCTGCAGGCATTCTACACTGTGCTGAAGGAGCAGATGATGCCACTGGTGGAGGAGCTAACTGGGATAAAGCTGACGCACGTGTCGGCTTCCTGCTCGATGTACAATGCAGGCGATTATTTGCTAGTGCACGATGATTTACTGTCCGATCGGCGGATAGCGTATGTGTTCTACCTTAGTCCTTGGGATTGCCACAGGCAGTGGTGCGAAAAGGATGGCGGTGCATTGGAGCTGTTCAAAGCGGACGGAAACCAGCTGCCCGTTTTCCCAGTAACGGATAAGATATACCCGCAAAACAATCAGCTGGTACTGTTTCGGGTGTGCGAAAAATCCTTCCACCAAGTGGGTGAAGTGACAACCTTCGACTACCCACGGTTAACCATCAACGGATGGTTTCACGGGCCAGCAACCGCCGGAAAAGGAAATGCTGCCAATGTTTCGCGCACACCTTCCATCATTGTCGATACACACTACATCAGCCCGCGAAAGATCGAAGTCGATCTTGCCGAGTGGATCAATGACGTTTACCTGGTCGATGAGGTGAAACAGAACGTGCAGAAAAAGGTGGAAATGTTTTCGGAAGTTTCGTTGGAACAGTTTCTGCTACTGCCCCGATTTGCGGCACTGCTGGAAACGCTTTCCGACGAACCGAACCTGGAGTGGAGAATCAAAGGACCGGCACATTTGCGGAAGTACGAAGTGCTGAACTTTAAATCCCTACCGGAAGCTAGTCCGCTCGGAGCGATGTACGATTTGTTCACGAGCAAAACGATGTTTCGCCTGCTGTACGATTATACCGAGCTGGATCTGTACGGTAAAAAGGCGAAAGCGCCCAAATGTGCCATCGAGCTGCAACGTTGGGAGCGTGGCTGCTACACGGTGCTTGGCGATTCGTCCACGTACGCAGACAGCACGCTGGATCTAACGTTTTACCTGAACGCGCAGGAAAATGTCGGTGTGATCACGTATCTTGTGCCGGAAGGtgatcaacagcaacaaggaTCGGGCACCACCAACCGGCACGATGatcaaccatcatcatcatcaggatCGTCTGCGTACGCGGAATGCTACGATGAGGACCCGGTACTGTTAACACTGCTCCCGAAGGACAACGTGTTGAACGTGGTGTACCGCGCGGAAGGAACGACCAAGTTTACCAAATACGTCTCGCACAATACGTATCTCGAAAAGGCTAACGATCCTGGTCACGCTTATACGTACATACTGGTGTGCAGCTACAAGGAGTAG
- the LOC128304527 gene encoding GPI transamidase component PIG-S-like isoform X1: protein MSAKAGEEAIAQTKAVNDMPTDKRRAHDAGTTEQSAAGSSAREDAAAIHIYATIAFIVIIIVIGVPMWWKTTEVYRVSLPYSEIRALNDEPIKASFRLGLYCQSAERREILAFELRKKFEQNFVFELDLQLLSLDADILSTIKTPARLEVELLQRYPTAVGHFLFIEWNKLDDDILVTSDRTAFISESASSLKAYQVLSSWILQEYKLKAILGSRDAQQTVKGRQLRLNSAPLQSQYEVLITVLNPRPELQKVHWNVRAAAENYIEPFLKELSGITNFTIKTQWIYQVAIEGVGAQSKQIPDDTKLGRHYALAEDSLPHIITSLEKKLGTQITDNPCIHLVVYVPPCAQAPLKIYRKDGQRATSTGGNVEAFTSAKWGGIVFANPAEATCVRYMETEQFSDVYIHAQDVMPVLLYQLRKIFDLENNTPLLDTILTPYSTIEPRAWEVDTFVRTNTIYLVHSATTTLQSLIQLLGGIEYIVINDEVGAAIQNAYQKIVEAKHKLSAGSLEQAAVLAREAYTSAERAFFDPSMLALLYFPNEQKYAIYIPLFLPIMIPVVFSFNTILKYFRRNKSSPKTKEE from the exons ATGAGTGCAAAGGCTGGTGAAGAAGCAATAGCGCAAACCAAAGCAGTCAACGACATGCCCACCGACAAGCGGCGGGCGCACGATGCTGGCACCACGGAACAATCCGCCGCCGGGTCTTCAGCGCGCGAGGATG CTGCTGCAATTCACATCTACGCCACCATCGCCTTCATCGTCATAATCATCGTTATTGGAGTGCCAATGTGGTGGAAAACAACGGAAGTATATCG CGTATCTCTACCATACTCTGAAATACGTGCATTAAACGATGAACCTATCAAGGCCTCGTTTCGGCTAGGTTTGTATTGTCAGTCTGCAGAACGGCGGGAAATTTTGGCATTCGAGTTACGCaaaaaatttgaacaaaatt TTGTGTTTGAATTGGATTTACAGTTGCTGTCTCTAGATGCCGATATACTGTCCACGATTAAAACACCAGCTAGACTGGAAGTGGAACTGCTGCAACGCTATCCCACAGCGGTAGGACATTTTCTGTTCATCGAGTGGAACAAGTTGGACGATGATATTCTCGTCACCTCTGACCGTACGGCTTTTATATCGGAAAGTGCTT CATCGCTGAAGGCATATCAAGTGCTTTCATCATGGATACTGCAGGAGTACAAGCTAAAGGCGATACTTGGTTCGAGAGATGCGCAACAGACAGTGAAGGGCCGACAGTTACGGTTAAACTCGGCTCCTCTGCAATCACAGTACGAAGTGCTTATTACTGTGTTAAATCCTCGGCCCGAACTTCAAAAAGTGCACTGGAATGTGCGCGCAGCAGCGGAAA ATTACATTGAACCATTTCTTAAAGAGCTATCTGGGATTACCAATTTCACCATCAAAACGCAATGGATTTATCAGGTCGCCATTGAAGGTGTCGGTGCACAGTCCAAACAAATCCCGGACGATACGAAACTTGGTCGCCATTACGCACTGGCCGAGGACAGCCTACCGCATATCATCACATCGCTAGAGAAAAAGCTTGGCACACAAATCACTGATAATCCTTGCATCCATTTGGTCGTGTACGTTCCGCCTTGTGCGCAAGCACCGCTTAAAATCTACCGCAAGGATGGACAACGGGCTACCTCAACGGGCGGTAATGTGGAAGCATTTACATCCGCCAAATGGGGTGGTATTGTGTTTGCCAACCCTGCCGAGGCAACATGTGTCCGGTACATGGAAACGGAGCAGTTTAGCGATGTGTACATTCACGCCCAAGACGTAATGCCGGTGCTGCTGTATCAATTGCGCAAAATATTTGATCTCGAAAACAATACACCTTTGCTAGACACAATTTTGACACCGTACAGTACGATCGAACCACGTGCCTGGGAGGTGGATACGTTCGTTCGCACCAACACCATCTATCTAGTGCATTCAGCGACTACGACGCTACAGTCCTTGATTCAGCTGCTCGGGGGAATTGAGTATATCGTAATCAACGATGAAGTAGGTGCGGCCATTCAAAATGCGTACCAGAAGATAGTGGAAGCAAAGCATAAGCTAAGTGCAGGTAGTTTGGAACAGGCGGCTGTACTTGCAAGGGAAGCTTACACGTCGGCGGAAAGGGCATTCTTTGATCCGAGCATGCTAGCGTTGTTGTACTTTCCTAATGAGCAAAAGTACGCGATCTACATTCCCCTGTTTCTGCCCATCATGATTCCGGTGGTGTTTTCATTCAATACTATTCTGAAATATTTCCGCAGAAACAAATCTAGCCCAAAAACAAAGGAAGAGTAA
- the LOC128304544 gene encoding protein lin-52 homolog: protein MPNKYNIEVKEELDNSGLFELMESNGSSDMWESNNLTPPSWMKGLTQDDINAMYQLGALSKNGLLAEIKKIFDQAYNIGLQEAKEITKGKNLEIFSNLTRRK, encoded by the exons ATGCCAAACAAATACAATATAGAAGTTAAAGAGG AGCTTGATAATAGCGGCTTGTTCGAGCTAATGGAAAGTAACGGATCGTCGGACATGTGGGAATCGAATA ATTTAACACCACCCTCGTGGATGAAGGGCCTCACTCAGGATGATATAAATGCCATGTATC AACTTGGAGCGTTATCGAAGAATGGATTGCTGGCGGAAatcaagaaaatatttgaCCAAGCGTACAACATCGGGCTGCAGGAGGCAAAAGAAATCACGAAAGGGAAAAATTTGGAGATTTTCTCCAATTTAACCCGACGGAAGTAA
- the LOC128299291 gene encoding ceramide kinase, protein MDKEHEVLLNAFVIAKKRYRVFYNAGILVWEDESSKKAKTTVPITDVLSVAVSKLPHANGKQWMKRSKAPSSPPAVGPIARKEAHGSIDSDRIPVLSGSTTTNTLATNTSNNIPHNHSNRGSLNELNDSNDDRRETNDYFDAGIQTGNFNYLIIHYAALVCLKTNRWRVKSVALHNSEHRIVELWYNRLSSDLRDQNRPKNLLLFLNPYGGKKNALALYERFAKPLFRLAEVDINLIITQRAQQIFDIVTSKSIVLDNYDGLVCCGGDGTFAELFNGLVTRTMIDSGIDVKHPSFLPKPNIPIGIIPAGSTDTVACCLNGTTDIKTSIIHIILGQHSGLDISAVYDADTVARADGESPTSTSKPRPQLLKLFASALSYGYLGDIAYDSEKYRWMGPKRYDYSGFKKFLANRGYNAEIVVHLDRRGKQDPNDGIRCLDKCNRCKKALYGHGGEDGGTSVENNDMEPLVVKGKFLMVSGANISCSCERSPQGFSPYCHLGDGLLDLVLVRHTSMFNNLRLLLTMTSKTKKISELPFVEIYRTKEFQFTANRQPEHNGGGEVAPAISSETTRRSKWNCDGEVLLDTNIVVKSNCQLIQVFRRGIIPSTGHGASEQRATSNALDTDDKESCCFGLCN, encoded by the exons ATGGACAAAGAACACGAAGTTTTGCTCAATGCGTTTGTGATAGCCAAGAAACGGTATCGTGTGTTCTATAATGCGGGGATCCTAGTGTGGGAAGATGAATCGTCCAAGAAAG CCAAAACCACCGTACCGATAACGGATGTACTTTCGGTCGCAGTATCTAAACTCCCCCACGCCAATGGCAAACAATGGATGAAACGCAGCAAGGCACCTTCATCACCACCAGCGGTGGGACCAATTGCACGAAAAGAAGCCCACGGCAGCATAGACAGCGATCGAATTCCAGTGCTCTCCGGTTCGACTACGACCAACACGCTTGCGACgaacaccagcaacaacattccgCACAATCACAGCAATCGAG GCAGTTTGAATGAATTAAACGACTCTAATGATGATCGTCGGGAGACTAATGACTACTTTGATGCTGGGATCCAAACGGGAAATTTCAACTACTTAATTATTCATTATGCAGCACTTGTGTGTTTAAAAACCAATCGATGGCGTGTAAAATCCGTTGCCCTGCACAACAGTGAGCATCGCATCGTGGAACTGTGGTACAATCGCTTATCGAGCGATCTTAGAG ATCAAAACCGGCCCAAAAATTTGCTTCTGTTTCTCAACCCTTACGGTGGTAAGAAGAACGCGTTGGCCCTGTATGAACGATTCGCCAAACCGCTGTTCCGTTTAGCAGAGGTtgacattaatttaattataacgCAACGCGCGCAACAGATCTTTGACATTGTCACCTCCAAGAGTATTGTGTTGGACAACTATGATGGTCTGGTTTGCTGCGGCGGTGATGGCACGTTTGCCGAACTGTTCAACGGCTTGGTCACGCGTACGATGATAGACAGCG GTATCGATGTAAAACATCCATCGTTCCTACCGAAACCTAACATTCCGATCGGCATCATTCCGGCTGGCAGTACTGATACGGTGGCATGCTGTCTGAACGGTACCACCGACATCAAGACTTCGATTATACACATCATACTGGGGCAGCACAGTGGCCTTGACATATCCGCCGTATACGATGCGGATACAGTTGCGCGGGCTGATGGGGAATCTCCGACCTCGACGAGTAAACCGCGACCCCAACTGTTGAAGCTGTTCGCTAGTGCACTGTCGTACGGTTACTTGGGAGACATTGCGTACGATAGTGAAAAGTATCGTTGGATGGGACCAAAGAGATACGATTATTCGG GGTTTAAGAAATTTCTTGCCAATCGAGGATACAATGCAGAAATTGTAGTACATCTTGATCGGCGCGGAAAACAAGATCCCAACGACGGTATTCGCTGTCTGGATAAGTGTAATCGTTGTAAAAAGGCTCTTTACGGTCATGGTGGTGAAGATGGTGGTACTAGCGTCGAGAATAACGACATGGAGCCTTTAGTAGTGAAGGGCAAGTTTCTTATGGTGAGCGGTGCTAACATTTCTTGCTCGTGTGAACGAAGTCCACAGGGATTTTCGCCTTACTGCCATCTGGGCGATGGATTGCTCGATTTGGTGCTTGTACGTCATACATCAATGTTTAACAACCTGCGACTGTTGCTGACAATGACATCGAAAACGAAGAAAATC AGTGAATTGCCGTTTGTGGAAATTTATCGCACGAAAGAGTTTCAGTTCACTGCGAACCGTCAGCCAGAGCATAATGGTGGTGGCGAGGTTGCACCTGCAATATCTTCCGAAACAACGCGGCGCTCGAAATGGAACTGTGATGGAGAAGTGTTGTTGGATACGAATATAGTTGTCAA GTCCAACTGCCAATTGATACAAGTTTTTAGACGTGGAATAATACCTAGTACCGGTCACGGTGCATCGGAACAACGGGCAACATCGAATGCATTGGATACGGACGATAAAGAATCCTGCTGTTTTGGTCTGTGTAACTAA
- the LOC128299292 gene encoding ADP-ribosylation factor 2 encodes MGLTISSVLTRLFGKKQMRILMVGLDAAGKTTILYKLKLGEIVTTIPTIGFNVETVEYKNICFTVWDVGGQDKIRPLWRHYFQNTQGLIFVVDSNDRERIVEAEKELHSMLQEDELRDAVLLVFANKQDLPNAMTAAELTDKLHLNQLRNRHWYIQATCATQGHGLYEGLDWLSNELAKK; translated from the exons ATGGGCCTGACAATTTCCAGCGTTCTAACTCGGTTGTTCGGCAAAAAGCAAATGCGCATATTAATGG TCGGTCTTGATGCTGCCGGTAAGACAACAATCCTGTACAAGCTGAAGCTGGGTGAAATCGTTACCACCATTCCGACGATCGGCTTCAACGTCGAAACAGTCGAGTACAAAAACATCTGCTTCACCGTGTGGGATGTCGGTGGTCAGGACAAGATTCGTCCGCTTTGGCGTCATTATTTCCAAAACACACAGGGACTCATCTTTGTGGTTGATTCAAACGATCGTGAGCGTATCGTAGAAGCGGAAAAGGAGTTGCATAGTATGCTGCAAGAGGACGAACTGCGCGATGCTGTACTGCTGGTGTTTGCCAACAAGCAGGATCTTCCCAACGCAATGACGGCAGCCGAACTGACCGATAAATTGCACCTGAATCAGCTACGGAACAGACAC TGGTATATACAAGCGACTTGCGCCACCCAGGGCCACGGATTGTACGAAGGGCTAGATTGGCTGTCAAACGAGCTGGCTAAAAAGTGA
- the LOC128296842 gene encoding nucleolar protein dao-5-like — protein MSKKCFLCKSSEDNELLFGKFYSKWKLTVHYYCLLLSSNLVQRGSNDTVGIFGFLESDIRKENERTKKCRCYICKDMHANVSCCSKKCLRTFHTACGIMNGCLSHYTDTYQSWCSAHVPLEPDSSPHTNVEPCSICYDEMGQYDVITSIKAPCCRNGWFHQGCVAQYAQSAGYFFKCPLCKNEDKFLAEIPLRGVFVPERDAAWELEPNAFQEQLQRPTDCDANECKCQEGRSVNNRQWRLIACGSCGSTCRHWQCMDQMVDSPRVYLCQFCRPIIGDRVKVLENIDDSDDSSDDDAVSKSTSTSLDITLSDRARRNLSSAGYEESGAYNSSSDETLGNIRRAVNSRRAVLNDSDDERSDGSSVEIRRCIRQNTGKRVRRLLSDESEDEKSPIPSPSDDLLRPDACKRLEGGNLEATCALDYPSPAVETGENSCSSSRSMTARRKTRQLTRRLSSLSDSSKRSTSDSNKDERELKSSSSRRPIIYSSSDDSEKQSEGETHNSHKTDDFSAGKERYATRQQDNHPPPSAKNRKHRPSSSSDDFENRSKNKTNKLHVLDGPLICAEHQTTSSRTNKACLPSTKRKDASTLASRTTETMEDTKSAQGTNSSGNQEISKRWDENSNMTSTVLAGEGRSSSVSEKSENANASDTSLENVTVATRRTRQLTKRLSLGEAGKRSTSESSMDIIRSKRTRAARISTLPKDSDKRTKDSENGSTDNQDFAPQNKRRRIREQRNKANPSATTTKRHQTPSISPPSTPSSLASDSSQPSVASNGNGNKSRTIENGKQTGSGTLNLQQQSMIQFLTFANRNSATTSSSSDRSTEEIVSPSRWSQFGSSNKINSKISPISNKRAATTTKRRRTRSPKKSNKVCSNDKQQTGSSPTSSNAASAQQGIQKGHTVHKDKGQKNILNYFNRY, from the exons ATGAGCAAGAAATGCTTTCTGTGCAAGAGCAGCGAGGACAACGAGCTGCTGTTCGGGAAATTTTACTCCAAATGGAAGCTGACCGTTCATTACTATTGCCTG CTCCTATCCTCAAATCTGGTGCAGAGAGGCAGCAATGACACGGTTGGAATTTTCGGCTTTTTAGAATCGGACATCCGTAAGGAGAACGAGAGGACAAAGAAATGCCGCTGTTATATCTGCAAGGATATGCATGCAAACGTATCTTGCTGTTCGAAGAAATGTTTACGAACATTTCATACCGCGTGTGGCATCATGAACGGTTGTTTGTCCCACTATACGGACACATACCAGTCGTGGTGCTCTGCGCACGTACCACTCGAGCCGGACAGCAGTCCGCACACAAATGTAGAACCGTGCTCGATATGCTACGATGAGATGGGCCAGTACGATGTGATCACTTCCATAAAGGCTCCGTGCTGCCGAAACGGATGGTTTCATCAAGGCTGCGTCGCACAGTACGCCCAATCGGCTGGATATTTCTTCAAGTGTCCGCTGTGCAAAAATGAGGACAAATTCTTGGCGGAGATTCCATTGCGCGGCGTGTTTGTGCCTGAGCGTGATGCTGCCTGGGAGCTGGAACCGAATGCATTTCAGGAGCAGTTGCAGCGGCCTACGGATTGCGATGCGAATGAATGCAAGTGCCAGGAAGGACGAAGTGTAAACAACCGTCAATGGCGACTGATAGCTTGTGGATCTTGTGGTTCGACTTGCCGACACTGGCAGTGCATGGATCAGATGGTCGATAGCCCTAGAGTCTACCTTTGCCAGTTCTGTCGGCCGATAATCGGAGACCGCGTGAAAGTGCTGGAGAATATCGACGACAGTGATGATAGCAGCGACGACGATGCAGTTTCTAAATCTACGTCCACGTCACTGGACATAACGTTGTCGGACCGGGCAAGAAGAAATCTTTCCAGTGCAGGTTATGAGGAGTCAGGTGCATACAATTCGAGCAGCGATGAAACGCTAGGCAACATCCGACGCGCAGTCAATTCAAGAAGAGCCGTATTGAACGATTCGGATGATGAGCGATCTGATGGGAGCTCCGTTGAAATCAGGCGATGTATCCGACAAAACACGGGCAAGCGTGTGCGTCGTTTGCTGTCTGATGAATCGGAGGATGAGAAAAGCCCTATTCCATCGCCTTCTGATGATCTGTTAAGACCGGATGCCTGTAAACGGTTGGAAGGTGGAAATTTAGAAGCAACCTGTGCGCTTGATTACCCATCACCGGCAGTAGAGACGGGTGAAAATTCTTGTTCATCTAGTAGATCGATGActgcaagaagaaaaacaagacaGCTAACAAGAAGGCTATCGTCGCTAAGCGATTCCAGTAAACGCTCGACAAGCGATAGCAACAAGGATGAACGTGAACTCAAAAGTTCGTCGTCACGTCGACCCATAATTTATTCTTCATCTGACGATTCGGAAAAACAATCGGAAGGTGAAACACATAATTCTCACAAGACCGATGATTTCTCGGCGGGCAAGGAACGCTACGCTACTCGCCAACAAGACAACCATCCGCCACCCTCAGCAAAAAACCGCAAACATAGACCTTCCTCTTCATCGGATGATTTCGAAAATagatcgaaaaacaaaacaaacaagttgCATGTGCTCGATGGTCCGTTGATATGTGCAGAGCACCAAACTACATCCTCACGGACCAACAAAGCGTGCCTCCCTTCAACCAAGAGAAAAGATGCATCAACATTAGCCAGCCGTACCACAGAAACAATGGAAGATACCAAAAGCGCACAGGGAACGAATAGTTCTGGCAATCAGGAAATTTCAAAACGGTGGGACGAAAATTCAAACATGACCAGTACGGTATTAGCGGGCGAGGGTCGATCATCATCGGTAAGTGAGAAGAGTGAAAATGCAAACGCGTCCGATACGTCGCTGGAAAACGTAACAGTTGCAACCAGGCGCACAAGACAACTAACCAAAAGGCTGTCGCTGGGTGAAGCCGGAAAACGTTCCACCAGTGAGAGTAGCATGGACATAATAAGGTCCAAACGCACACGCGCAGCGCGAATCTCAACCCTTCCCAAAGATTCAgacaaacgaacgaaagatTCCGAAAATGGATCCACTGATAACCAAGATTTTGCACCACAGAACAAACGACGCCGAATCCGGGAACAGCGCAACAAGGCGAATCCGAGCGCTACTACTACGAAACGTCACCAGACACCATCGATCAGCCCACCAAGTACACCATCATCACTTGCCTCGGATTCATCGCAACCGTCGGTTGCAAGTAATGGCAATGGGAACAAATCCCGCACCATTGAGAATGGAAAGCAAACTGGTAGCGGTACGTTAAATCTGCAGCAGCAATCAATGATACAGTTTCTCACATTTGCCAACCGCAACTCGGCCACAACTTCGAGCAGTAGCGATCGGTCAACGGAGGAGATAGTTTCACCATCCCGCTGGTCACAATTTGGAAGTAGCAACAAGATTAATAGCAAGATTAGTCCTATTAGTAACAAACGAGCTGCTACAACAACTAAGCGAAGGCGAACGCGTTCACCGAAAAAGTCCAACAAAGTCTGCTCGAACGATAAGCAACAAACAGGATCATCACCAACATCGAGCAATGCAGCATCGGCACAACAAGGCATACAAAAAGGCCACACCGTACACAAG GATAAAGGACAGAAGAACATACTGAATTACTTCAATCGTTACTAA